Proteins encoded in a region of the Cytobacillus pseudoceanisediminis genome:
- the asnS gene encoding asparagine--tRNA ligase has product MKTTISQVHKYVDQEVTIGAWIANKRSSGKIAFLQLRDGTGFIQGVVVKAEVPEEIFQGAKSVTQESSVYVTGKIQKDERSPFGFEMLVTGLEVIHQAVDYPITPKEHGTEFLMDNRHLWLRSRRQHAVMKIRNEIIRATYEFFNEQGFSKVDPPILTGSAPEGTSELFATKYFDEDAYLSQSGQLYMEAAAMALGKVFSFGPTFRAEKSKTRRHLIEFWMIEPEMAFCEFDDNLKVQEEYVAHIVQSVLKNCSIELKTLGRDTEKLEKITAPFPRITYDEAIKFLQEKGFDDIQWGDDFGAPHETAIAESYDKPVFITHYPTSLKPFYMQPDPSREDVVLCADLIAPEGYGEIIGGSERIHDYDLLKQRLDEHKLDRDAYKWYLELRQYGSVPHSGFGLGLERTVAWISGVEHVRETIPFPRLLNRLYP; this is encoded by the coding sequence ATAAAAACAACAATTTCTCAAGTTCATAAATATGTTGATCAGGAAGTTACGATTGGAGCTTGGATTGCCAACAAGCGCTCAAGCGGAAAGATTGCATTTTTACAGCTGCGCGATGGGACTGGTTTTATTCAAGGTGTTGTAGTGAAAGCGGAAGTGCCGGAAGAGATTTTCCAGGGTGCAAAATCAGTTACACAGGAATCTTCCGTTTATGTTACTGGCAAGATTCAAAAGGATGAGCGTTCACCTTTCGGATTTGAAATGCTGGTTACAGGCCTGGAAGTTATTCATCAGGCTGTGGACTATCCGATTACTCCTAAAGAACATGGAACTGAATTCCTAATGGACAATCGTCACTTATGGCTGCGCTCCCGCCGACAGCATGCAGTCATGAAAATCAGAAATGAAATTATCCGGGCAACTTATGAGTTTTTCAACGAGCAAGGTTTTTCAAAGGTTGACCCTCCAATTTTGACGGGAAGCGCCCCAGAAGGTACATCGGAACTTTTTGCGACAAAGTATTTTGATGAAGATGCTTATTTATCACAAAGCGGCCAGCTTTATATGGAGGCAGCTGCTATGGCTCTTGGAAAAGTATTTTCATTCGGGCCGACCTTCCGTGCTGAAAAATCCAAAACTCGCCGTCATTTAATCGAATTTTGGATGATTGAACCTGAAATGGCTTTCTGTGAGTTTGATGATAACCTGAAAGTACAGGAAGAATATGTAGCTCATATTGTACAATCTGTTCTTAAGAACTGTTCAATTGAACTCAAAACACTAGGCCGTGATACGGAGAAACTTGAAAAAATTACGGCACCATTCCCGCGCATCACGTATGATGAAGCAATTAAGTTTCTTCAGGAAAAAGGTTTTGATGATATCCAGTGGGGAGACGACTTTGGTGCACCGCATGAGACAGCAATTGCAGAAAGCTATGATAAGCCAGTCTTTATCACACACTATCCAACTTCACTGAAACCATTCTATATGCAGCCTGATCCATCAAGAGAAGATGTTGTATTATGTGCCGACTTGATTGCACCTGAAGGGTATGGAGAAATCATCGGCGGCTCTGAGCGTATTCACGACTATGACCTTCTAAAGCAGCGCCTTGATGAACATAAGTTAGATAGGGATGCTTACAAATGGTACCTGGAGCTTCGTCAATATGGGTCCGTACCGCATTCGGGATTTGGTCTTGGACTTGAAAGAACAGTTGCGTGGATAAGCGGCGTCGAGCATGTACGTGAAACAATTCCTTTTCCTCGTTTATTAAACCGCCTATATCCATAA
- the nth gene encoding endonuclease III produces MLNKTQIRYCLDAMGEMFPEAHCELNHSNPFELVIAVALSAQCTDALVNKVTKNLFQKYKTPQDYLNVSIEELQEDIRSIGLYRNKAKNIQKLCRLLLDEYEGVVPRDRDELTKLPGVGRKTANVVVSVAYGVPAIAVDTHVERVSKRLGFCRWKDSVLEVEKTLMKKVPMDEWSITHHRMIFFGRYHCKAQNPQCEICPLLDLCREGKKRMKVKQAK; encoded by the coding sequence TTGTTAAATAAAACACAAATAAGATACTGCCTTGATGCAATGGGGGAAATGTTCCCGGAGGCACATTGTGAATTAAATCATTCCAATCCATTTGAATTAGTCATAGCTGTAGCACTATCTGCACAATGTACTGATGCACTGGTAAACAAAGTGACAAAAAACCTGTTCCAAAAGTATAAAACACCCCAGGATTACCTCAATGTTTCCATAGAGGAACTGCAGGAAGATATCCGCTCAATTGGTCTTTATCGCAACAAAGCTAAAAATATCCAAAAGCTGTGCAGATTGCTTCTGGATGAATATGAGGGTGTAGTGCCGCGTGACAGAGATGAGCTGACAAAGCTTCCTGGAGTAGGCCGCAAAACTGCCAATGTCGTTGTCTCAGTGGCTTATGGAGTGCCTGCTATTGCAGTCGATACTCATGTTGAACGAGTAAGCAAAAGGCTTGGCTTCTGCCGCTGGAAGGACTCTGTACTGGAAGTTGAAAAGACATTAATGAAGAAAGTGCCGATGGATGAATGGTCAATTACTCATCATCGTATGATCTTTTTTGGGAGATATCACTGTAAGGCACAGAATCCTCAATGTGAGATTTGCCCTCTGCTAGATTTATGCCGGGAAGGCAAGAAACGTATGAAGGTGAAGCAAGCAAAATGA
- a CDS encoding DnaD domain-containing protein → MSKNSLLKWLQEGNISIPGVLLSQYKEMNLNEHELVLILHVISYIEHGNEFPTPVELSSRMTISVAECTDMLRKLIQKGFFDIKDSYSADGIRYEKYHLDPLWEKLIDQFLLSGKKEEAVKIQQEETDLYTCFEREFGRPLSPFECETLALWMDDDHHDPHIIKAALRESVLSGKLNFRYIDRILFEWKKNGIKTIEQAKSYGKKFRQNQAQLRTKREDTPSQTTKSVPFYNWLEQ, encoded by the coding sequence ATGTCTAAAAATAGTTTATTAAAATGGCTTCAGGAAGGAAATATTTCAATACCTGGAGTCCTGCTTTCTCAATATAAAGAAATGAATTTGAATGAGCATGAACTCGTCTTAATTCTTCATGTAATTTCCTATATTGAACATGGGAATGAATTTCCCACCCCTGTAGAATTATCTTCGCGCATGACCATTTCTGTGGCTGAATGTACGGATATGCTAAGGAAACTAATCCAAAAAGGATTTTTTGATATCAAAGATAGCTACTCTGCTGATGGCATCAGATATGAAAAATACCATCTAGATCCGCTTTGGGAGAAGCTCATTGATCAGTTTCTGCTCAGCGGCAAGAAAGAGGAAGCTGTTAAGATACAGCAGGAGGAAACAGATCTTTATACTTGCTTTGAAAGGGAATTCGGCAGGCCGCTTTCACCTTTTGAATGTGAAACACTTGCGCTCTGGATGGATGATGATCATCATGATCCCCATATTATAAAAGCTGCATTAAGAGAATCTGTCCTGTCCGGCAAACTGAATTTCAGATATATAGACAGGATTCTTTTTGAGTGGAAAAAGAATGGCATAAAAACGATTGAACAGGCTAAAAGCTATGGAAAAAAATTCAGGCAGAACCAGGCACAGCTAAGGACAAAGAGGGAAGACACTCCGTCACAGACGACGAAATCTGTTCCCTTTTATAATTGGCTTGAACAGTAA